One part of the Aquila chrysaetos chrysaetos chromosome 26, bAquChr1.4, whole genome shotgun sequence genome encodes these proteins:
- the LOC115336080 gene encoding T-cell activation Rho GTPase-activating protein-like, with protein sequence MPALRSLRDGATELEPWFQLLAPCPSCRTAQHRAAGARADGLRLQQALFGQLLAALCGEEASCPSPLQEMLAVLHKEGPSTEGVFQRAASGTEFCELREALDHGADVDLGSQPALLLAVISKDFLRSIPAKLLVTDLYEDWMAAMQKSSREEKFEELKAVAEKLPGANLLLLKRLLALLQHIGHNASSSRMTAGNLAICLGPNLLSPPNEDLLSLEAMLAVTEKVNVLVAFLIEYCGDIFVEEMAGCSCPTAGESPAPMDSAADLHLEEQSGPAGRADKDHQAEALLHAPPASLLDVLKEAAGDAVAESEMAEAPVALAPTTLGTTVDSLGCTEGLKSVSEERRFLGSPQEKENQKKCRFPVTG encoded by the exons ATGCCGGCTCTCAGGAGCCTCCGAGATGGAGCCACTGAGCTGGAGCCGTGGTTCcagctgctggctccctgcccATCCTGCCGCACCGCTCAGCAccgtgctgcag GCGCCAGGGCAGACGGGCTCCGGCTGCAGCAGGCGCTCTTTGGACAGCTCCTGGCAGCCCTCTGCGGGGAGGAGGCAAGCTGCCCCAGCCC cctgcaGGAGATGCTGGCTGTCCTGCATAAGGAAGGACCGTCGACAGAAGGGGTATTCCAAAGAGCTGCCAGCGGGACAGAGTTTTGTGAGCTGCGGGAGGCCCTGGACCACGGTGCGGATGTCGACCTGGGCAGccagcctgcactgctgctggccGTCATCTCGAAG GACTTCCTCCGAAGCATCCCTGCCAAGCTCCTCGTGACAGACCTCTACGAGGACTGGATGGCAGCgatgcagaagagcagcagggaggagaagtTTGAAGAGCTGAAAGC GGTGGCCGAGAAGTTGCCTGGAGCcaatctcctcctcctcaagcGGCTGCTGGCCCTCCTCCAGCACATCGGCCACAACGCCTCCAGCAGCAGAATGACCGCCGGCAACCTGGCCATCTGCCTTGGGCCAAATCTGCTGAGCCCACCTAACGAGGACCTGCTCTCCCTCGAGGCCATGCTGGCGGTGACTGAGAAG GTGAACGTGCTGGTGGCGTTTCTCATTGAATACTGCGGTGACATCTTTGTGGAGGAGATGGCTGGCTGCTCCTGTCCAACAGCCGGGGAGTCGCCAGCACCCATGGACAGTGCCGCAG ACCTGCATTTGGAAGAGCAAAGTGgccctgcaggcagagcagacaAGGACCACCAGGCAGAAGCCTTGCTGCACGCACCACCCGCCTCTCTGCTGGACGTCCTCAAAGAAGCTGCGGGAGACGCGGTGGCGGAGTCCGAAATGGCAGAG GCACCCGTTGCTTTGGCTCCAACCACCCTGGGGACCACAGTAGACTCCCTGGGATGCACAGAAGGACTAAAGAGCgtttcagaggaaagaag GTTTTTAGGCTCcccacaggaaaaggaaaaccaaaagaa GTGCCGTTTCCCTGTTACTGGCTGA